The following coding sequences are from one Deinococcus planocerae window:
- a CDS encoding class I SAM-dependent methyltransferase, with protein MTSADRFLGRADAYAQGRPSYPASLGAWLTERGSLGGTVADVGAGTGLFTRLLLAHGARVVAVEPNPEMRAQLAAGLAGEVEAGRLTVQPGSSEVTGLPAASVSLITAAQAAHWFTPAPTVEEFRRVLTPGGKVLLVWNDWRGEETAFNLAYGAVVNGFLAPGTPDLATRVPEDELPQFLPGGFERLTFENSLTLTRGRLYALAGSVSYLPSPSAPTYPEMTRALDALCDAHGQGGTVTLMYRTHAFLGLLDPLTS; from the coding sequence TTGACCTCTGCCGACCGGTTCCTGGGCCGGGCGGATGCTTACGCGCAGGGGCGGCCCTCTTATCCGGCCTCGCTCGGGGCGTGGTTGACAGAGCGGGGGTCGCTGGGTGGCACGGTCGCGGACGTGGGGGCGGGCACGGGCCTCTTCACCCGCTTGCTCCTTGCCCACGGTGCCCGGGTCGTGGCCGTCGAACCCAATCCGGAGATGCGCGCCCAGCTCGCGGCAGGACTCGCCGGGGAGGTCGAGGCGGGCCGTCTCACTGTGCAGCCGGGCTCCTCCGAGGTCACCGGACTTCCCGCCGCCTCCGTTTCCCTCATCACCGCCGCGCAAGCCGCCCACTGGTTCACACCCGCGCCGACGGTGGAGGAGTTTCGCCGCGTCCTGACCCCCGGTGGCAAGGTACTCCTGGTCTGGAACGACTGGCGGGGCGAGGAGACGGCGTTCAACCTCGCTTACGGGGCCGTCGTCAACGGCTTCCTCGCCCCCGGCACCCCTGACCTCGCCACCCGCGTCCCTGAGGACGAGCTTCCTCAATTCCTCCCCGGTGGTTTCGAACGCCTCACCTTCGAAAATTCCCTGACCCTCACCCGCGGGCGGCTGTACGCCCTCGCCGGAAGCGTCAGTTACCTGCCATCGCCAAGTGCCCCTACCTACCCGGAGATGACGCGGGCGCTCGACGCGCTATGCGACGCGCACGGGCAGGGCGGCACCGTCACCCTGATGTACCGCACGCACGCCTTCCTGGGACTTCTCGACCCCTTGACCTCTTGA
- a CDS encoding [LysW]-aminoadipate kinase — protein sequence MIVVKVGGSAGIDYNAVCADLAARWKEGGRFVLVHGGSGETNRVAEALGHPPRFVTSPSGYTSRFTDRETLEIFEMVYCGKINKGIVERLQRLGVNAVGLSGLDGRIFEGRHKDTVRAVENGKVRVLRGDHTGTVERVNVDLVRLLLGAGYLPVLTPPAASYEGVAINVDGDRAAAALAVALGADALLLLSNVPGLLREYPDESSLIRQIPANDVESYLEFAQDRMKKKVLGAAEAVRGGVKRVIFGDARAGQPVSAALGGAGTVVN from the coding sequence ATGATCGTCGTCAAGGTGGGCGGAAGCGCCGGGATCGACTACAACGCCGTGTGCGCCGACCTCGCCGCGCGGTGGAAGGAGGGCGGGCGGTTCGTGCTCGTCCACGGGGGGAGCGGGGAGACGAACCGCGTCGCGGAGGCGCTGGGACACCCGCCGCGCTTCGTGACGAGCCCGAGCGGGTACACGTCGCGCTTCACCGACCGCGAGACGCTGGAAATCTTCGAGATGGTGTATTGCGGCAAGATCAACAAGGGCATCGTCGAGCGGCTCCAGCGTCTCGGCGTGAACGCGGTGGGCCTCAGCGGGCTCGACGGGCGCATCTTCGAGGGCCGCCACAAGGACACGGTGCGGGCAGTCGAGAACGGGAAAGTGCGGGTGCTGCGGGGGGATCACACCGGCACCGTCGAGCGGGTGAACGTGGACCTCGTGCGGCTCCTCCTCGGTGCGGGCTACCTCCCCGTCCTGACCCCTCCCGCCGCGAGCTACGAGGGCGTGGCGATCAACGTGGACGGGGACCGGGCCGCCGCCGCCCTCGCCGTGGCGCTGGGAGCCGACGCGCTGCTCCTCCTCTCGAACGTGCCCGGCCTGCTGCGGGAGTACCCGGATGAAAGCAGCCTGATTCGGCAGATTCCGGCGAACGACGTGGAGAGCTATCTGGAGTTCGCCCAGGACCGCATGAAGAAGAAGGTCCTGGGCGCCGCCGAGGCCGTGCGGGGCGGCGTGAAGCGGGTCATCTTCGGGGACGCGCGGGCGGGGCAGCCAGTGAGCGCGGCACTGGGCGGGGCGGGGACGGTGGTGAATTAG
- a CDS encoding carbohydrate ABC transporter permease, translated as MLERAASSQRPAASPTLSEIKARRRRKNLLWNALAYTVLVVIALILLYPFYWTLITSLETTGSIYEAKLLPKDVSLRNYFEVFQGTTVPFWRLIVNSLIICTLGVTLTVTLASLAAYPLAKMRFPGRDLIFYAILVLMVLPNEAGLIVNYITTIKLGLLQQTNPVLDAARQYAAVVLPGVASIVGLFLLRQAYLGVPIELIEAARIDGAKELTIWRRIMLPLALPTIVAFSILEFVAYWNSFLWARIMLPDKELMPLSAGLLELSGTFSTNSRAVMAGAVITVLPILVIFAFGQRYFMKGIEGAVKG; from the coding sequence ATGCTTGAGAGAGCGGCCAGCAGCCAGCGGCCAGCGGCCAGCCCGACCCTGAGCGAGATCAAGGCGCGCAGGCGGCGCAAGAACCTGCTGTGGAACGCCCTCGCCTACACGGTCCTCGTCGTCATCGCGCTGATCTTGCTCTATCCCTTTTACTGGACCCTCATCACCAGCCTGGAGACGACGGGGAGCATCTACGAGGCGAAGCTACTGCCCAAGGACGTGAGTCTGCGAAACTACTTCGAAGTGTTTCAGGGAACGACGGTGCCGTTCTGGCGCTTGATCGTCAACAGTCTGATCATCTGCACGCTGGGCGTCACGCTGACGGTCACGCTGGCCTCGCTCGCCGCCTACCCGCTCGCCAAGATGAGGTTTCCGGGGCGGGACCTGATCTTTTACGCGATCCTGGTCCTGATGGTGCTGCCCAACGAGGCGGGGCTGATCGTCAACTACATCACGACGATCAAGCTGGGGCTGCTCCAGCAGACGAACCCGGTGCTGGACGCGGCGCGGCAGTACGCGGCGGTCGTGCTGCCGGGCGTGGCGAGCATCGTGGGCCTCTTCCTGCTACGGCAGGCGTACCTGGGGGTTCCCATCGAACTCATCGAGGCCGCCCGCATCGACGGGGCGAAGGAACTGACGATCTGGCGGCGGATCATGCTGCCGCTCGCGCTGCCGACCATCGTGGCCTTCTCGATTCTGGAGTTCGTGGCGTACTGGAACTCGTTCCTGTGGGCACGGATCATGCTGCCGGACAAGGAGCTGATGCCGCTGTCGGCGGGGCTGCTCGAACTCTCGGGCACCTTCAGCACGAACTCGCGCGCGGTGATGGCGGGGGCGGTGATCACCGTGTTGCCCATCCTGGTGATCTTCGCCTTCGGGCAGCGGTACTTCATGAAGGGCATCGAGGGGGCGGTGAAGGGGTGA
- the icd gene encoding NADP-dependent isocitrate dehydrogenase, with the protein MTNTQQHVKVPTEGEKITMQGEKLQVPNHPIVPFVEGDGTGPDIWRASVRVLDAAVEAAYGGERKIEWLEVYAGEKSVQVYGEGEWLPQETVDAFDEYLVGIKGPLTTPVGGGIRSINVALRQELDLYACVRPVQYFEGVPSPLKRPGDVNMVIFRENTEDIYAGIEYRAGTPEAERVRRFLMEEMGVTKIRFPETSAFGVKPVSKEGTERLVRAAIQYAVDNGRKNVSLVHKGNIMKFTEGAFRDWGYDLAKREFGAVEIDGGPWCQLPNGIVIKDVIADNFLQQILLRPTEYDVIATLNLNGDYISDALAAEVGGIGIAPGANINYVTGHAVFEATHGTAPKYAGKDVINPSSVILSGEMMLRYMGWTEAADLILKGLDQTIQQRVVTYDFARNMEGATEVKTSQFADKIVENMRGA; encoded by the coding sequence ATGACGAACACCCAGCAGCACGTCAAGGTGCCCACCGAGGGCGAGAAGATCACCATGCAGGGGGAGAAGCTCCAGGTGCCGAACCACCCGATCGTCCCCTTCGTGGAGGGCGACGGCACCGGGCCCGACATCTGGCGCGCGTCCGTGCGGGTGCTCGACGCGGCGGTGGAGGCAGCCTACGGAGGCGAGCGCAAGATCGAGTGGCTGGAGGTCTACGCGGGCGAGAAGAGCGTGCAGGTCTACGGCGAGGGCGAGTGGCTCCCCCAGGAGACCGTGGACGCCTTCGACGAGTACCTCGTCGGCATCAAGGGGCCGCTCACCACGCCCGTCGGCGGCGGCATCCGCTCGATCAACGTGGCGCTGCGCCAGGAACTCGACCTCTACGCCTGCGTCCGTCCGGTGCAGTATTTCGAGGGCGTCCCCAGCCCCCTCAAGCGGCCAGGAGACGTGAACATGGTGATCTTCCGCGAGAACACGGAGGACATCTACGCCGGGATCGAGTACCGCGCCGGAACTCCCGAGGCTGAGCGTGTGCGCCGCTTCCTGATGGAGGAGATGGGCGTCACCAAGATCCGCTTTCCCGAGACCTCGGCCTTCGGCGTGAAGCCCGTGTCGAAGGAGGGCACCGAGCGCCTCGTGCGCGCCGCCATCCAGTACGCCGTGGACAACGGGCGCAAGAACGTCTCGCTCGTGCACAAGGGCAACATCATGAAGTTCACTGAGGGCGCCTTCCGCGACTGGGGCTATGACCTCGCCAAGCGCGAGTTCGGGGCCGTAGAGATCGACGGCGGGCCCTGGTGCCAGCTCCCGAACGGCATCGTCATCAAGGACGTGATCGCCGACAACTTCCTCCAGCAGATTCTCCTGCGCCCCACCGAGTACGACGTGATCGCCACCCTGAACCTCAACGGCGACTACATCTCCGACGCCCTCGCCGCCGAGGTGGGCGGCATCGGCATCGCGCCCGGCGCCAACATCAATTACGTGACGGGCCACGCCGTCTTCGAGGCGACCCACGGCACGGCACCCAAGTACGCGGGCAAGGACGTGATCAACCCCTCGTCGGTCATCCTCTCCGGCGAGATGATGCTGCGCTACATGGGCTGGACGGAGGCCGCCGACCTGATTCTGAAGGGTCTCGACCAGACCATCCAGCAAAGGGTCGTGACCTACGACTTCGCCCGCAACATGGAGGGCGCGACCGAGGTGAAGACCAGCCAGTTCGCGGACAAGATCGTCGAGAACATGCGGGGCGCCTGA
- a CDS encoding GNAT family N-acetyltransferase has protein sequence MNPDLQVTNNEAERRYELRLDGNVVGFAEYRPAGPALMFTHTEVEEGHEGQGLGSTLVRAALDDARAQGRQVVPMCPFVAAFIREHREYVDLVQPGQRGVFGL, from the coding sequence ATGAACCCCGACCTTCAGGTCACCAACAACGAGGCCGAACGCCGCTACGAACTCCGCCTGGACGGCAACGTCGTGGGCTTCGCCGAATACCGCCCGGCGGGGCCCGCCCTGATGTTCACCCACACCGAGGTCGAGGAGGGCCACGAGGGGCAGGGGCTCGGCAGCACCCTCGTCCGCGCCGCGCTCGACGACGCCCGCGCGCAGGGGCGACAGGTCGTGCCCATGTGCCCCTTCGTGGCCGCCTTCATCCGCGAGCACCGCGAGTACGTGGACCTCGTGCAGCCGGGGCAGCGGGGCGTGTTCGGGCTGTAA
- a CDS encoding MFS transporter has translation MTASPPPRPVPWVTRLTLLLTATLTIMSGATIAPSLPAMQEHFAGLPNADVLVRLTVTVVGLAIAVSAPLSGYLTDRIGRRPVLVVAMGLYALAGSSGLYAPDLTTLMLGRVLLGLAVGATMTAGAALVADLFAGEERARFLGLQSAFTSLGGVIFLPLGGLLASVGWRAPFAVYLAALLIVPLALRLPRGETAGARGAGDAAERVPWRWVLPAYAVALGYMVVFYLMPTQLPYRLEGLGVAPAQVGFVMGVSTLSGAVAALWFSRRGGTRTPALTAGLSILAMATGWTVVSLAPGAGWVVPGLIVGGAGAGLVTPNLTTFLAGLAPAHARGRVMSGLSASIFLGQFLSPLLAQPFVRGADVSHTFAAGAVFAALIGAGLLVAGLRLAARRSAAG, from the coding sequence ATGACGGCCTCCCCTCCTCCCCGGCCCGTGCCCTGGGTCACGCGGCTGACGCTGCTCTTGACCGCCACCCTCACCATCATGAGTGGGGCGACCATCGCGCCCTCGCTGCCCGCTATGCAGGAGCACTTCGCGGGCTTGCCGAACGCCGACGTTCTGGTGCGCCTGACCGTGACGGTCGTGGGCCTCGCCATCGCGGTCAGCGCGCCCCTGAGCGGCTACCTCACCGACCGGATCGGGCGGCGCCCGGTGCTCGTCGTGGCGATGGGGCTGTATGCCCTGGCCGGGTCGAGCGGGCTGTACGCGCCGGACCTGACCACCCTGATGCTCGGGCGGGTCCTGCTCGGCCTCGCGGTGGGGGCGACGATGACGGCGGGAGCGGCGCTGGTGGCGGACCTCTTCGCCGGGGAGGAGCGGGCGCGCTTCCTGGGCTTGCAGAGTGCGTTCACCAGCCTCGGCGGGGTGATCTTCCTGCCGCTGGGCGGACTTCTGGCGAGTGTGGGGTGGCGCGCCCCCTTCGCGGTGTATCTCGCCGCCCTCCTGATCGTGCCGCTGGCCCTGCGGCTCCCGCGCGGGGAGACGGCGGGGGCGAGGGGCGCCGGGGACGCCGCCGAGCGTGTGCCGTGGCGGTGGGTCCTCCCGGCCTACGCGGTGGCGCTGGGGTACATGGTGGTCTTCTACCTGATGCCCACCCAGCTTCCCTACCGCCTGGAGGGGCTGGGGGTGGCTCCGGCGCAGGTCGGCTTCGTGATGGGGGTCAGCACCCTGTCGGGCGCCGTCGCGGCGCTGTGGTTCTCACGGCGCGGCGGCACCCGCACCCCGGCCCTCACGGCGGGCCTGAGCATCCTGGCGATGGCGACCGGGTGGACGGTGGTGAGCCTCGCTCCCGGCGCCGGGTGGGTCGTCCCCGGCCTGATCGTCGGTGGGGCGGGCGCGGGCCTGGTGACCCCGAACCTCACGACCTTCCTCGCGGGCCTCGCCCCGGCCCACGCGCGGGGAAGGGTGATGAGCGGGCTGTCGGCGAGCATCTTCCTGGGACAGTTCCTCTCGCCGCTCCTCGCCCAACCCTTTGTGCGCGGAGCCGACGTGAGTCACACCTTCGCGGCGGGGGCGGTGTTCGCGGCGCTGATCGGGGCGGGCCTCCTCGTGGCCGGGCTCCGGCTGGCGGCAAGGCGGTCGGCGGCGGGGTAA
- a CDS encoding alpha/beta hydrolase family protein, whose amino-acid sequence MTERTFDPADPHATPTHEGTPYLIERRVLAGVPVLIERPAELADVRAVCLTYHGAWAAKEGKLGVYSGLTAHGWAVVVPDAALHGERLGDTPPGLNAREYVWESVRRTVAEAPALLDALAELVGPVPVSVTGSSMGGYVTQTLARTERRVRRAAALISSGVWHEPEVRRPELRAFLEAHRPLDHAGDAPPIPLLLASGDVDPAFPLAAHHVPTAAAYREAYGRAGCPGDFREVVFPGVGHYTSQKMRDETVRFLLGS is encoded by the coding sequence ATGACCGAGCGAACCTTCGACCCCGCCGACCCGCACGCCACGCCGACGCACGAGGGGACCCCGTACCTCATCGAACGGCGGGTGCTGGCGGGCGTTCCCGTCCTCATCGAGCGACCTGCGGAACTGGCCGACGTGCGGGCCGTGTGCCTCACCTACCACGGGGCGTGGGCGGCGAAGGAGGGCAAGCTCGGCGTGTACTCCGGGCTCACCGCGCACGGCTGGGCCGTCGTCGTCCCGGACGCGGCGCTGCACGGCGAGCGGCTGGGAGACACGCCGCCCGGGCTCAACGCCCGCGAGTACGTCTGGGAGAGCGTGCGCCGGACGGTGGCGGAGGCCCCGGCCCTGCTGGACGCCCTGGCGGAGCTGGTCGGTCCGGTTCCCGTCTCCGTCACCGGGTCGAGCATGGGCGGGTACGTGACGCAGACCCTCGCGCGGACCGAGAGGCGGGTGCGGCGGGCGGCGGCCCTGATCTCGTCCGGCGTCTGGCACGAGCCGGAGGTACGGAGGCCGGAACTGCGCGCCTTTCTGGAGGCCCACCGCCCGCTCGACCACGCCGGAGACGCCCCGCCCATCCCCCTCCTGCTGGCGAGCGGGGACGTGGACCCGGCCTTTCCCCTCGCCGCGCACCACGTTCCCACCGCCGCCGCGTACCGAGAGGCTTACGGGCGGGCGGGCTGCCCCGGGGATTTCCGAGAGGTCGTCTTCCCCGGAGTCGGCCATTACACGAGTCAGAAGATGCGGGACGAGACGGTCCGCTTTCTGCTCGGCTCCTGA
- a CDS encoding histidine phosphatase family protein — protein sequence MRGSGGLCAVSDGPKIAIGTLLLIRHAKATGQALDAPLTPEGEVQAAQLAERLAELGITRIVSSPWRRAVDTVRPLAARLGLKIETDGRLTERVLSGADLTDWMTHLRSSFADDELALMGGESGTTARARIVRALADARDPRGLTAVVTHGNLLALALGLDFGGWATLCNPDVWTLDAEGRAARLETA from the coding sequence GTGAGGGGAAGCGGTGGGCTCTGCGCCGTCAGCGATGGGCCGAAGATCGCGATAGGGACGCTTCTCCTGATCAGACATGCGAAGGCGACCGGGCAGGCTCTCGACGCGCCACTGACTCCAGAGGGGGAGGTGCAGGCCGCGCAGTTGGCGGAAAGGCTGGCCGAGCTGGGCATCACCCGCATCGTGAGCAGTCCGTGGAGGCGGGCGGTGGACACGGTGCGCCCGCTGGCGGCCCGGCTGGGGCTGAAGATTGAGACGGACGGGCGATTGACGGAGCGGGTGCTGAGCGGTGCCGACCTGACCGACTGGATGACGCACCTGCGGTCGAGCTTCGCGGATGATGAACTTGCGCTGATGGGGGGCGAGTCGGGCACGACAGCGCGGGCACGCATCGTCCGAGCCCTCGCCGACGCCCGCGACCCGCGCGGCCTCACCGCCGTCGTCACCCACGGCAACCTGCTCGCCCTCGCGCTGGGGCTCGACTTCGGGGGCTGGGCGACCCTGTGCAATCCCGACGTGTGGACGCTGGACGCGGAAGGACGAGCGGCACGATTGGAAACGGCATGA
- a CDS encoding FAD-dependent oxidoreductase yields MTLPSHTEPRSWDVLVAGGGTAGAIAGIAAARAGARVLVVEAQGSLGGTGTNAWVTPLMRNVSAGRNLNRGLTDELKARMHARGDGATDPGGNDNWFNPEGMKFVLEEMLLESGGEVLYHTHVVQPLVEEERITALVVHNKGGLQALHAGVFIDSTGDADVAVGAGVPFHAGDEEGIHQAMSLRFTLAGVDTERLCAFLNAHGQGQTSADFLHFWMVWGKRSTLEPLFREAVAAGVLEERDGDYFQGFSVPGRPGEISFNCPRIRADLNDGANPWHLSAAQTDGRAAIDRLTAFCRRYLEGCESAFIGTVAPMVGVRETRRIVGEYTLTLEDILDCRRFEDSICRNHYPVDIHSVKAGAHLLHEREGKAPYFAPDAFHEIPYRSIVPQGVANLLVPGRAASSTFEAQSAIRVQQNCHTMGEAAGIAAAWAAREHGGRVRCVDVAALQSEMRRLGGNV; encoded by the coding sequence GTGACCCTCCCCTCCCACACCGAACCCCGCTCCTGGGATGTCCTCGTCGCCGGGGGCGGCACCGCTGGCGCCATCGCGGGGATCGCCGCCGCTCGGGCTGGAGCGCGCGTGCTCGTCGTGGAGGCGCAGGGGAGCCTGGGCGGCACGGGCACAAACGCCTGGGTCACGCCGCTGATGCGGAATGTCTCGGCGGGGCGGAACCTGAACCGGGGGCTGACGGACGAACTCAAGGCCAGGATGCACGCGCGGGGTGACGGCGCGACCGACCCCGGCGGCAACGACAACTGGTTCAATCCCGAGGGCATGAAGTTCGTGCTGGAGGAGATGTTGCTGGAGTCGGGTGGCGAGGTGCTGTACCACACCCACGTCGTTCAGCCACTCGTGGAGGAAGAGCGAATTACCGCGCTCGTCGTCCACAACAAGGGCGGGTTACAGGCCCTCCACGCGGGCGTGTTCATCGACTCGACGGGGGACGCGGACGTGGCCGTGGGGGCGGGCGTCCCCTTCCACGCGGGCGACGAGGAGGGCATTCACCAGGCGATGAGCCTGCGTTTCACGCTCGCGGGGGTGGACACGGAGAGGCTGTGCGCCTTCTTGAACGCGCACGGGCAGGGACAGACCTCTGCCGACTTCCTGCACTTCTGGATGGTGTGGGGCAAGCGGTCCACGCTCGAACCGCTCTTCCGGGAGGCGGTGGCGGCGGGCGTGCTGGAGGAGCGCGACGGCGACTACTTCCAAGGCTTCAGCGTGCCGGGGCGGCCCGGCGAGATCAGCTTCAACTGCCCGCGCATCCGCGCCGACCTCAACGACGGGGCGAACCCCTGGCACCTCAGCGCGGCGCAGACGGACGGGCGGGCGGCGATTGACCGACTGACGGCCTTCTGCCGCCGCTATCTGGAGGGGTGCGAGTCGGCCTTCATCGGCACCGTGGCGCCGATGGTGGGGGTGCGGGAGACGCGGCGCATCGTCGGGGAGTACACGCTGACGCTGGAAGACATTCTCGACTGCCGCCGCTTCGAGGACTCGATCTGCCGAAACCACTACCCGGTGGACATCCACTCGGTGAAGGCGGGCGCCCATCTCCTGCACGAGCGGGAGGGCAAGGCGCCGTACTTCGCCCCCGATGCCTTCCACGAGATTCCCTACCGCTCCATCGTGCCGCAGGGGGTGGCGAACCTTCTCGTGCCGGGCCGCGCGGCGTCGAGCACCTTCGAGGCGCAGTCGGCGATCCGGGTGCAGCAGAACTGTCACACGATGGGCGAGGCGGCGGGGATCGCGGCGGCGTGGGCGGCGCGGGAGCATGGGGGCCGGGTGCGCTGCGTGGACGTGGCGGCCCTGCAATCGGAGATGCGGCGGCTGGGGGGGAACGTGTGA
- a CDS encoding response regulator: MTSSETTPIEILLVEDTEADILLTEEAFAAAGIANRLHVVRDGVDALAFLRGEGEYAGVPRPDVILLDINMPRMNGLELLAVLKRDPALMTIPVIILTTSQAEEDILRSYQAHAASYVVKPIDFDRFYEAIQALGRYMLTIVRVPPPG, from the coding sequence ATGACCAGTTCCGAGACCACACCCATCGAGATTCTGCTCGTCGAGGACACCGAGGCCGACATCCTCCTGACCGAGGAGGCTTTCGCCGCCGCCGGAATCGCCAACAGATTGCACGTCGTGCGCGACGGGGTAGACGCCCTCGCCTTCCTGCGCGGGGAGGGCGAGTACGCGGGCGTGCCCCGCCCGGACGTGATCCTCCTCGACATCAACATGCCGCGCATGAACGGCCTCGAACTCCTCGCCGTCCTTAAGCGCGACCCCGCGCTGATGACCATCCCCGTCATCATCCTGACGACCAGCCAGGCCGAGGAGGACATCCTGCGCTCGTACCAGGCCCACGCCGCGAGCTACGTCGTCAAACCCATCGACTTCGACCGCTTCTACGAGGCGATTCAGGCCCTCGGGCGCTACATGCTCACCATCGTGCGCGTGCCGCCGCCGGGCTAG
- a CDS encoding carbohydrate ABC transporter permease encodes MTTTKRRESRRAQHVRGAQGARVTVRNTLIAYAFMLPFLILLVLYHTWPVFFGTYLAFTKYNIISPPEWVGLENFRTLAADSQFWAGLRNSLKYILVVPVIQLLSIAVAMLVNRPLRGIGFFRTAYYVPVVTSFAVVGLIWTWMYQQDGPVSAVLRFLGLEARGSLLNNPVTALYAVMFVTLWKGIGYYMVLYLAGLQAIGRELEEAAVIDGATRWQVFVNVTLPGLRPTILVCSLLSTISAIKVFEEIYVMTQGGPAGSTYTALFFTYSRAFVDFQYGLAAAAGLIIAVISIVFGFINFKLTRGGKADA; translated from the coding sequence ATGACCACCACCAAGCGGCGGGAGTCGCGGCGGGCGCAACATGTCCGGGGCGCGCAGGGGGCACGCGTGACCGTGCGCAATACCCTGATCGCCTACGCCTTCATGCTGCCCTTTCTGATCCTGCTCGTTCTGTACCACACCTGGCCGGTCTTTTTCGGCACGTACCTGGCCTTCACGAAGTACAACATCATCTCCCCGCCGGAGTGGGTGGGGCTGGAGAACTTCCGCACCCTCGCCGCCGACTCGCAGTTTTGGGCCGGGCTCAGGAACAGCCTCAAGTACATCCTCGTCGTGCCCGTCATCCAGCTCCTGAGCATCGCGGTCGCCATGCTCGTGAACAGGCCGCTGAGAGGCATCGGCTTTTTCCGCACGGCTTACTACGTGCCGGTCGTGACGAGCTTCGCGGTGGTGGGCCTGATCTGGACGTGGATGTACCAGCAGGACGGGCCGGTGAGCGCCGTGCTGAGGTTCCTGGGGTTGGAGGCGCGCGGCAGCCTGCTGAACAACCCGGTCACGGCCCTGTACGCGGTGATGTTCGTGACCCTGTGGAAGGGCATCGGGTACTACATGGTGCTGTACCTCGCAGGCTTGCAAGCGATTGGCCGCGAGTTGGAGGAGGCCGCCGTGATCGACGGGGCGACCCGCTGGCAGGTCTTCGTGAACGTGACGCTGCCGGGGCTGAGGCCGACCATCCTGGTGTGTAGCCTTCTGAGCACCATCAGCGCGATCAAGGTCTTCGAGGAGATTTACGTGATGACGCAGGGCGGACCCGCCGGAAGCACCTACACGGCGCTCTTTTTCACCTACTCGCGGGCCTTCGTGGACTTCCAGTACGGGCTGGCCGCCGCCGCCGGGCTGATCATCGCGGTGATCAGCATCGTGTTCGGCTTCATCAACTTCAAGCTGACGAGGGGGGGGAAGGCGGATGCTTGA
- the yjjX gene encoding inosine/xanthosine triphosphatase yields the protein MRVRVGSLNPAKVGPVQGVFGAWWPDAEVEGVDVPSGVPEQPVGEAQTREGAVNRARAALVGADWGVGLEGGVTFDGKEARLFGFVAVARGGRVEVARTAEVRLPPVVAGRVRAGEELGRVMDELLGTVDVNRGVGSFGALSRGMVTRADVWRQAVAFAAVPFLDPGLYPEP from the coding sequence GTGAGGGTGCGGGTGGGGAGCCTCAACCCGGCGAAGGTGGGGCCGGTGCAGGGCGTGTTCGGGGCGTGGTGGCCGGACGCCGAGGTGGAGGGCGTGGACGTGCCCAGCGGCGTGCCCGAGCAGCCCGTCGGGGAGGCGCAGACGCGCGAGGGAGCGGTGAACCGGGCGCGGGCGGCCCTGGTCGGGGCGGACTGGGGCGTGGGGCTGGAGGGGGGCGTGACCTTCGACGGGAAGGAGGCGCGGCTGTTCGGCTTCGTCGCCGTCGCGCGCGGGGGGCGGGTGGAGGTCGCCCGCACGGCAGAGGTGCGTTTGCCCCCCGTCGTCGCAGGACGGGTGCGGGCAGGCGAGGAACTGGGCCGGGTGATGGACGAGCTGCTGGGCACGGTGGACGTGAACCGGGGCGTGGGGAGTTTCGGGGCGCTCAGCCGCGGGATGGTCACGCGGGCGGACGTGTGGCGGCAGGCGGTCGCGTTCGCCGCCGTCCCTTTTCTGGACCCGGGGCTGTACCCTGAGCCATGA
- a CDS encoding DinB family protein, protein MNLLQASLAGGAAFREPSQLLDGLTLEVASRPVPGVPYTLAAVLAHLAVTGRASLDLASGRTQAWPEGLDVWPDPPVTEAGFRHLLDELTFELAEAQALAGDPSERARDVLTDLAAHNAYHWGQVALLRRVLGDWPEEAGE, encoded by the coding sequence ATGAACCTCCTCCAAGCCTCCCTCGCGGGCGGGGCCGCCTTCCGCGAGCCGTCCCAGCTTCTCGACGGGCTCACCCTGGAGGTCGCCTCCCGGCCCGTACCCGGCGTGCCGTACACCCTCGCCGCCGTGCTCGCCCACCTCGCCGTGACGGGCCGCGCCAGCCTCGACCTCGCCTCAGGCCGCACGCAGGCGTGGCCGGAGGGCCTCGACGTGTGGCCGGACCCGCCCGTCACCGAGGCCGGATTTCGGCACCTTCTCGATGAACTCACCTTCGAACTCGCCGAGGCGCAGGCGCTGGCGGGGGACCCCTCCGAGCGGGCGCGGGACGTGTTGACCGACCTCGCCGCGCACAACGCCTACCACTGGGGGCAGGTGGCCCTGCTGCGGCGAGTCCTCGGGGACTGGCCGGAGGAGGCAGGCGAGTGA